The following coding sequences lie in one Anomaloglossus baeobatrachus isolate aAnoBae1 chromosome 7, aAnoBae1.hap1, whole genome shotgun sequence genomic window:
- the LOC142246317 gene encoding histone H2A type 2-B-like, protein MSGRGKQGGKARAKAKTRSSRAGLQFPVGRVHRLLRKGNYAERVGAGAPVYLAAVLEYLTAEILELAGNAARDNKKTRIIPRHLQLAVRNDEELNRLLGGVTIAQGGVLPNIQAVLLPKKTESGKKGK, encoded by the coding sequence atgtctggacgcggcaaacaaggagggaaggcccgcgctaaggccaagacccgctcatcccgggcaggactgcagttcccggtcggtcgtgtgcacaggcttctccgcaagggcaattacgccgagagagtgggcgccggcgctccggtctacctggccgctgtgctcgagtatctgaccgctgagatcctggaattggccggcaatgccgcccgggacaacaagaagacccgcatcatcccccggcacctgcagctggccgtgcgcaatgacgaggagctgaacaggctgctgggtggggtgaccattgcccagggaggcgtcctgcccaacatccaggccgtgctgctgcccaagaagacCGAGAGCGGCAAGAAGGGAAAGTGA
- the LOC142246718 gene encoding histone H3-like — MARTKQTACKSTGGKAPRKQLATKAARKSAPATGGVKKPHRYRPGTVALRDIRRYQKSTELLIRKLPFQRLVREIAQDFKTDLRFQSSAVMALQEASEAYLVGLFEDTNLCAIHAKRVTIMPKDIQLARRIRGERA; from the coding sequence ATGGCCAGAACTAAGCAGACCGCCTGTAAATCCACCGGAGGGAAAGCTCCCCGCAAGCAGCTGGCCACTAAGGCCGCCAGGAAGAGCGCTCCCGCCACCGGCGGAGTGAAGAAGCCTCACCGCTACCGGCCAGGCACAGTCGCTCTCCGTGACATCCGCCGGTACCAGAAGTCCACGGAGCTGCTGATCCGTAAGCTTCCCTTCCAGCGCCTGGTAAGAGAAATCGCCCAGGACTTCAAGACCGATCTCCGCTTCCAGAGCTCGGCCGTCATGGCCCTGCAGGAGGCTAGCGAGGCTTATCTGGTGGGGCTGTTTGAGGACACAAATCTGTGCGCCATCCACGCTAAGAGGGTCACCATCATGCCCAAAGACATCCAGCTGGCCCGCCGCATCCGTGGGGAGAGGGCCTAG